In Streptomyces canus, one DNA window encodes the following:
- a CDS encoding polyamine ABC transporter substrate-binding protein → MPLPLIPHTPPLSRRTLLRAVGGGAVLGGLAGCGVPAAHVAASDRAVTDRSATDRRLTWANWPLYIDTDDDDSTKRPTLDAFRKRTGISVDYVEEINDNDEFFGKISPALMNHQQTGRDLIVMSDWMCARFVRLGWVQEMDRANQPNVTKYLDPLLRSPAFDPGREYTVPWQSGITGIAYNRRKLGREIRHVKDLWASDLKGRVTLLSGLDEAFALLMQGNGVDITRWTADDFDEVCDQVEKYVRNGQIRRFTGNDYTKDLVTGDVLACQAYSGDVIQLQADNPDIRFVVPEEGAELWSDSLMIPARALHKTNAERLIDYYYAPEAAAELAAWVNYVCPVPAARDVLAASKGEDTAALAENPLIFPDARMRERLVIARDLTSKERVEYAKRWNVIVGL, encoded by the coding sequence ATGCCTCTCCCCCTCATACCGCACACGCCCCCGCTCTCCCGTAGGACTCTGCTGCGCGCGGTCGGCGGCGGGGCGGTGCTGGGCGGACTCGCCGGGTGCGGGGTGCCCGCCGCGCACGTGGCCGCGAGCGACCGCGCCGTCACCGATCGCTCCGCCACCGACAGGCGGCTGACCTGGGCGAACTGGCCGCTCTACATCGACACGGACGACGACGACTCGACGAAGCGGCCGACGCTGGACGCCTTCCGGAAGCGGACCGGCATATCCGTCGACTACGTCGAGGAGATCAACGACAACGACGAGTTCTTCGGCAAGATCAGCCCCGCGCTGATGAACCACCAGCAGACCGGCCGCGATCTGATCGTCATGAGCGACTGGATGTGCGCGCGGTTCGTACGGCTCGGTTGGGTCCAGGAGATGGACCGGGCGAACCAGCCGAACGTCACGAAGTACCTGGACCCGCTCCTGCGTTCACCGGCCTTCGACCCGGGCCGCGAGTACACCGTGCCGTGGCAGTCGGGGATCACCGGCATCGCGTACAACCGCAGGAAGCTGGGTCGCGAGATCCGCCATGTGAAGGACCTCTGGGCGAGCGACCTGAAGGGCCGGGTCACCCTGCTCTCCGGCCTCGACGAGGCCTTCGCGCTGCTCATGCAGGGCAACGGCGTCGACATCACCCGGTGGACGGCGGACGACTTCGACGAGGTCTGCGACCAGGTCGAGAAGTACGTCAGGAACGGCCAGATCCGCCGCTTCACCGGCAACGACTACACCAAGGACCTCGTCACCGGTGACGTCCTGGCCTGTCAGGCCTACTCAGGAGACGTGATCCAGCTTCAGGCCGACAACCCGGACATCCGCTTCGTCGTCCCCGAGGAGGGCGCGGAGCTCTGGTCGGACTCCCTGATGATCCCCGCCCGCGCCCTGCACAAGACCAACGCGGAGCGCCTGATCGACTACTACTACGCCCCCGAGGCCGCCGCGGAACTCGCCGCCTGGGTCAACTACGTCTGCCCCGTCCCCGCCGCCCGGGACGTCCTGGCCGCGTCGAAGGGCGAGGACACCGCCGCCCTCGCCGAGAACCCCCTGATCTTCCCGGACGCGCGAATGCGCGAGCGGCTCGTGATCGCTCGGGACCTCACGTCGAAGGAGCGGGTGGAGTACGCGAAGCGGTGGAACGTGATCGTGGGGTTGTGA